Proteins encoded by one window of Nicotiana tabacum cultivar K326 chromosome 10, ASM71507v2, whole genome shotgun sequence:
- the LOC107763853 gene encoding serine/threonine-protein kinase-like protein CCR1 — MNTLFNLSFFHLLPFILFLKSASGFGSMGPISAAFGKNGFFCAIDASGKQDVICWGNKTNSSAAVPNSSSDVPPMAALSGGDGFLCGILANTSQAFCWDSLGSRSDLVPTLFKSNAYSHIAAGRSHVCAIRGPYYSESDWGSVDCWDIIRKSNDNDTFISRESSLFYNQYTNSAAFKKIVSGDGFSCGGVRDGGIFCWGPNSSGLGISSISENVHVLTAGIDSVCGVLEESNEVKCWGGNNASFGSPPVGVPFVSLAAGVHHFCGIRKDNHGIQCWGNYNSSLIPKGSGFLAIASSDFITCGIRESDLVLDCWYTNVSSQVDYDPPLQLCSPGLCTPTSSCGEGKFSFNASLLNEPDLINLCVRKDLKICSPCGANCSEGFFPSSSCTENADRVCTPCSLCQNSSCSDVCRLQNSEMMKHQHQHQLRQLLLIVGSSALGFLLCLVGLCLLIRMIGSRTKQGGKNQFASCIRKPEKETDANTDPHPPVSVSPCPGEAQVFRLSELKDATNGFKEFNELGRGSYGFVYKAVLADGRQVAVKRANAATIIHTNSREFEMELEILCSVRHSSIVNLLGYCAEMGEQILVYELMPHGTLHDHLHGGLSPLSWNLRLKIAMQAAKGLEYLHKEVSPPIVHRDVKSSNILLDADWGARIADFGLLTPNEKDLNGDVTTDVYNFGIVLLEILSGRKAYDRDCTPPSIIDWALPLIRQGKAAVIIDRYVALPRNVEPLLKLAEIAEQALRENPAERPDMSQLALLLEQLVKDVMIS, encoded by the coding sequence ATGAACACCCTtttcaatctttcatttttccATCTTCTTCCCTTCATATTGTTCCTCAAATCTGCATCTGGGTTTGGTTCAATGGGACCTATTTCAGCTGCTTTTGGTAAAAATGGTTTCTTTTGTGCTATTGATGCTAGTGGCAAACAAGATGTAATTTGTTGGGGAAATAAAACCAATTCCTCTGCTGCAGTACCCAACTCCTCTAGTGATGTTCCACCTATGGCTGCTCTCTCTGGTGGTGATGGTTTTCTTTGTGGCATTTTAGCAAACACTTCACAGGCATTTTGTTGGGACTCTTTAGGATCGAGGTCTGATCTTGTTCCTACTCTGTTTAAATCTAATGCTTACTCACATATTGCTGCTGGTAGAAGTCATGTGTGTGCTATTAGGGGACCTTATTATTCAGAAAGTGATTGGGGTAGTGTTGATTGTTGGGATATTATTCGAAAATCGAATGATAATGATACTTTTATATCAAGGGAGAGTTCTTTGTTCTACAATCAGTATACTAACTCAGCAGCTTTTAAAAAGATAGTTTCTGGAGATGGGTTTAGTTGTGGGGGTGTTAGGGATGGAGGGATCTTTTGTTGGGGTCCAAATTCAAGTGGCCTTGGAATTTCGAGCATATCGGAGAATGTTCATGTTTTAACTGCAGGGATTGATTCTGTTTGTGGGGTTTTAGAAGAGTCTAATGAGGTCAAATGTTGGGGTGGTAATAATGCCTCGTTTGGTAGTCCTCCGGTGGGGGTGCCATTCGTGTCGTTAGCAGCTGGTGTGCATCACTTTTGTGGGATTCGAAAAGATAATCATGGGATTCAATGCTGGGGAAACTATAATTCATCTTTGATTCCAAAAGGATCAGGCTTTCTTGCTATTGCTTCCTCTGATTTTATCACTTGTGGTATTAGGGAAAGCGATTTAGTTCTTGATTGCTGGTATACAAATGTTTCATCGCAAGTAGATTATGATCCGCCGTTGCAGCTGTGTAGTCCGGGATTGTGTACTCCTACTAGTTCTTGTGgggaaggaaaattttcttttaatgcAAGCCTTTTGAATGAGCCTGATTTGATAAATCTGTGTGTTAGGAAAGATCTAAAGATTTGTTCACCTTGTGGGGCGAATTGTTCTGAAGGATTCTTCCCTTCTAGTTCTTGTACTGAAAATGCAGACAGGGTATGTACTCCTTGCTCTCTTTGCCAGAATAGCTCTTGTTCGGATGTTTGCAGGCTCCAAAACTCGGAAATGATGAAGCATCAGCATCAGCATCAATTGCGTCAACTACTGCTCATAGTCGGGTCTTCTGCTTTGGGTTTCTTGTTATGTTTAGTTGGGTTATGTTTGTTAATCCGCATGATAGGCAGCAGAACTAAACAAGGTGGAAAGAACCAATTTGCCTCATGTATTCGCAAGCCTGAGAAGGAAACTGATGCAAATACCGACCCTCATCCTCCTGTGTCAGTGTCACCGTGTCCAGGTGAAGCTCAGGTTTTCCGACTCTCAGAGTTGAAAGATGCCACTAACGGGTTCAAGGAGTTCAACGAACTTGGAAGGGGAAGTTATGGCTTTGTTTATAAAGCTGTTCTGGCCGATGGGAGGCAAGTAGCAGTAAAGAGAGCCAATGCTGCTACGATTATACACACCAACAGCCGAGAATTTGAGATGGAGCTAGAGATCCTCTGCAGTGTTCGCCACAGCAGTATAGTTAATTTGTTAGGTTATTGTGCAGAAATGGGGGAGCAGATTCTTGTTTACGAACTCATGCCTCACGGAACGCTTCACGACCACCTCCACGGCGGTCTTTCTCCTCTGAGCTGGAACCTTAGGCTGAAGATTGCGATGCAGGCTGCAAAGGGGCTCGAGTACCTTCACAAGGAAGTTTCTCCTCCTATTGTGCACCGTGATGTGAAGAGTTCGAACATTCTCTTGGACGCTGATTGGGGAGCTCGTATTGCAGATTTTGGATTGCTTACACCTAATGAGAAGGATCTTAACGGAGATGTGACAACTGATGTCTATAACTTTGGGATCGTGTTGCTAGAGATTCTTAGTGGAAGAAAAGCCTATGACCGGGATTGCACACCTCCAAGTATTATTGACTGGGCACTGCCTCTGATCAGACAAGGCAAAGCAGCTGTCATCATAGATCGTTATGTTGCTCTTCCAAGAAATGTCGAACCTCTACTTAAACTTGCTGAAATTGCAGAGCAGGCATTACGGGAAAATCCTGCTGAGCGCCCTGATATGTCACAGTTGGCCCTTCTGTTAGAGCAGCTAGTGAAGGATGTAATGATATCATAG